In Nocardia sp. NBC_00403, one DNA window encodes the following:
- a CDS encoding UDP-N-acetylmuramate dehydrogenase, whose amino-acid sequence MSSDQLRELLADTGALVRESVRLAELTTLRVGGPATVAECVTTESLVATVRALDAAGIPMLLLAGGSNLLIGDEGFDGVVVLVRTEGVEIGADGVIAEAGANWDTVVEATVAAGLGGLECLSGIPGSAGATPVQNVGAYGVEVERLLRRARLLDRATGEIRWVEPGELGFGYRTSVLKHRDDAVVLAVDYALDPSGSSAPLRYGELANALGATNGESRPAAQVRAAVLGLRAGKGMVLDPGDHDTWSAGSFFTNPVVPEAGVGEVRAAITAHVGDVTIPTYPAPDGVKFSAGWLIERAGFAKGFPGQAAPARLSTKHTLALTNRGDATAADLVALARTVRDGVAERFGIRLEPEPVTVGVTL is encoded by the coding sequence GTGTCGTCGGATCAGCTGCGCGAACTGCTGGCCGATACCGGTGCGCTGGTGCGCGAATCGGTGCGGCTTGCGGAACTGACCACGCTGCGGGTCGGCGGGCCCGCGACGGTGGCCGAGTGTGTGACGACCGAGTCGCTGGTGGCGACCGTGCGCGCGCTGGACGCGGCCGGAATACCGATGTTGCTGCTCGCCGGCGGCTCCAATCTGCTGATCGGTGACGAGGGCTTCGACGGTGTCGTCGTCCTGGTGCGGACCGAGGGCGTCGAGATCGGCGCGGACGGTGTGATTGCCGAGGCGGGTGCGAACTGGGACACGGTGGTGGAGGCGACGGTAGCGGCCGGGTTGGGCGGGCTGGAGTGCCTTTCCGGCATTCCGGGATCGGCGGGCGCGACCCCGGTGCAGAATGTCGGCGCGTATGGCGTCGAGGTGGAGCGCCTGCTGCGCCGGGCGCGATTGCTCGATCGCGCTACCGGCGAGATCCGCTGGGTCGAGCCGGGCGAGCTCGGTTTCGGATACCGGACCAGCGTGCTCAAACACCGTGACGACGCCGTCGTGCTCGCCGTCGATTACGCGCTCGATCCCAGCGGGTCCAGCGCACCGCTGCGCTATGGCGAGCTGGCGAACGCGCTCGGCGCGACCAACGGCGAATCCAGACCGGCGGCACAGGTGCGGGCGGCGGTGCTCGGCCTACGGGCGGGCAAGGGCATGGTGCTCGACCCCGGCGATCACGACACTTGGAGCGCGGGGTCCTTCTTCACCAACCCGGTCGTTCCGGAGGCCGGGGTGGGCGAGGTGCGGGCCGCGATCACCGCACATGTGGGAGATGTCACGATCCCGACCTATCCGGCGCCGGACGGGGTCAAATTCTCCGCGGGCTGGCTCATCGAGCGGGCCGGTTTCGCCAAGGGCTTTCCCGGGCAGGCGGCCCCGGCTCGGCTGTCCACGAAACACACGTTGGCGCTGACCAACCGTGGTGACGCGACGGCCGCGGATTTGGTCGCGCTGGCCAGGACGGTCCGCGACGGTGTCGCCGAGCGATTCGGGATCCGGCTCGAGCCGGAACCGGTCACGGTC
- a CDS encoding DUF2505 domain-containing protein, giving the protein MATPLAYTARYSHPVAAVRAAIADEQYWKDRIAEVGGPNARLDSVAVNGDQVHVEMVQAIAAELLPAAITAVRPGDLIIPRAENWSGDTATFEARVDGAPAEVRGAISLVADGSGSVATVTGSIEVKIPLFGGKIEAAIAERLTELFASEEEFTNNWLAQR; this is encoded by the coding sequence ATGGCTACACCCCTGGCGTACACGGCCCGCTATTCGCATCCGGTCGCGGCCGTGCGCGCGGCGATCGCTGACGAGCAGTATTGGAAGGACCGCATCGCCGAGGTGGGTGGGCCCAACGCCCGACTCGATTCGGTCGCCGTCAACGGTGATCAGGTCCACGTCGAGATGGTCCAGGCCATCGCCGCCGAGCTGCTGCCCGCCGCCATCACCGCGGTCCGCCCCGGCGATCTGATCATCCCACGCGCTGAGAATTGGTCCGGCGATACCGCGACCTTCGAGGCCCGCGTCGACGGCGCACCCGCCGAGGTCCGCGGCGCCATCTCCCTCGTTGCCGACGGCTCCGGCTCGGTCGCCACGGTCACCGGCAGCATCGAAGTGAAGATCCCGCTGTTCGGCGGGAAGATCGAAGCCGCGATCGCCGAGCGCCTCACCGAACTGTTCGCCTCCGAAGAGGAGTTCACCAACAACTGGCTCGCTCAGCGCTGA
- a CDS encoding VanZ family protein produces the protein MNGTWQTWGGVVVAALAAIPAASPVAWWLARRRGSWRTALCDVGMVVGTVPWLWMILTPAGSGRSVNLVPLRDLADQLTDDRVVEQLGGNLLVFAALGFLLPVRSAWFADPWRLLMVGAILSGGVEMLQFALGVGRHSSVDDVLVNAVGALLAGLLSRYWWQRSSAGRRANAPERTHTS, from the coding sequence GTGAACGGGACATGGCAGACATGGGGTGGGGTGGTCGTTGCGGCGCTGGCCGCGATTCCGGCGGCGAGCCCGGTCGCGTGGTGGCTGGCGCGGCGGCGCGGTTCCTGGCGCACCGCGCTCTGCGATGTGGGCATGGTGGTCGGTACGGTGCCGTGGCTGTGGATGATTCTCACGCCCGCCGGTTCCGGTCGCTCGGTCAACCTGGTGCCGCTGCGTGACCTGGCCGATCAGCTCACCGACGACCGGGTTGTCGAACAGCTCGGCGGGAACCTGTTGGTCTTTGCGGCGCTCGGGTTTCTGCTTCCGGTGCGTTCGGCCTGGTTCGCTGATCCGTGGCGACTGCTGATGGTCGGCGCGATCCTGTCGGGCGGCGTCGAGATGCTGCAGTTCGCGCTGGGGGTAGGGCGTCATTCCTCGGTCGACGACGTGCTCGTCAACGCGGTCGGCGCGCTGCTGGCCGGACTGCTGTCCCGGTATTGGTGGCAGCGCTCCTCGGCTGGGCGCCGCGCTAACGCCCCGGAACGAACGCACACCTCCTGA
- a CDS encoding DUF2505 domain-containing protein — MARRLDYSARYPLHTTKELYAALSNRDYWEARVTEMRKYSENEVVSHEVSDSGIEIMLHHILPREMLPEMAQAVMRKDMVITRKESYGPFNEEEVVGKYSASIPAGPGSLGGAIRVFPTDTGCTARFSSEAKVFIPMVGPRLEQLMLVNLVDLFRAEAEETVRWLEEQNPTS, encoded by the coding sequence ATGGCTCGCCGACTGGACTATTCAGCCCGCTACCCGTTGCACACCACCAAAGAGCTGTATGCAGCGCTGTCGAACCGCGACTACTGGGAGGCGCGGGTCACGGAGATGCGGAAGTACTCGGAGAACGAAGTCGTGAGTCACGAGGTGAGCGACTCCGGGATCGAGATCATGCTGCACCACATCCTGCCGCGAGAGATGCTGCCGGAGATGGCGCAGGCGGTGATGCGCAAGGACATGGTGATCACCCGCAAGGAGAGCTACGGCCCGTTCAACGAGGAAGAAGTCGTCGGCAAATACTCCGCGTCCATCCCCGCGGGCCCCGGCAGCCTCGGCGGCGCCATCCGCGTGTTCCCCACCGACACCGGCTGCACCGCGCGGTTCTCCTCGGAGGCGAAGGTGTTCATTCCCATGGTTGGTCCGCGACTCGAGCAGCTGATGCTGGTGAACCTCGTCGACCTGTTCCGTGCCGAGGCCGAAGAGACCGTGCGGTGGCTGGAAGAGCAAAACCCGACCAGCTGA
- a CDS encoding class I SAM-dependent methyltransferase yields the protein MAGRAKPDQLTKPVGTITRGTTGVNRLRRSDRWLINDELVRARLQTTPDPLVVDLGYGASPWTTLELATRVRTVRADVRVIGLEIDPERVVPGRDGVGFARGGFELAGLRPVLVRAFNVLRQYPESAVPDAWATILSGVAPDGLLVDGTCDELGRRCAWALLDRSGPLSLTLAWDPFTVERPSDIAERLPKALIHRNVPGEPIHALLTAADRAWAHAAPHAPFGPRVRWRTAAESLRQEGFPVRTYRRRMRDCVLSVPWSAVAPNNDRT from the coding sequence GTGGCTGGAAGAGCAAAACCCGACCAGCTGACCAAACCGGTCGGCACCATCACCCGCGGCACCACCGGCGTCAACCGGCTGCGGCGCAGCGACCGCTGGCTGATCAACGACGAGCTGGTCCGTGCGCGCCTGCAGACCACGCCGGATCCGCTGGTCGTCGACCTCGGTTACGGTGCGAGCCCGTGGACCACGCTGGAGCTGGCGACCCGGGTGCGGACCGTCCGCGCCGACGTGCGCGTGATCGGTCTGGAGATCGATCCGGAACGGGTGGTACCCGGCCGCGACGGTGTCGGGTTCGCCCGCGGCGGCTTCGAATTGGCCGGGCTGCGGCCGGTCTTGGTGCGCGCGTTCAATGTGCTGCGGCAATATCCGGAATCGGCGGTTCCCGACGCGTGGGCGACCATCCTGTCCGGCGTCGCCCCCGACGGCCTGTTGGTCGACGGAACCTGCGATGAACTCGGCCGCCGCTGCGCGTGGGCACTGCTGGATCGCTCGGGACCGCTGTCGCTCACCCTGGCATGGGATCCGTTCACCGTCGAGCGCCCCTCCGACATCGCCGAGCGACTTCCGAAGGCGTTGATCCACCGCAACGTTCCCGGCGAACCGATCCATGCTCTGCTCACCGCCGCCGACCGCGCCTGGGCCCACGCCGCGCCACACGCGCCGTTCGGGCCACGGGTCCGCTGGCGGACCGCGGCGGAGTCGTTGCGGCAGGAAGGTTTTCCGGTGCGGACCTACCGCCGCCGCATGCGCGACTGTGTGCTCTCGGTGCCGTGGTCGGCCGTCGCGCCGAACAACGATCGCACATAG